GTTTGCCAAGTTCGGCGAAGTGGTCGAGGCCACGCGCAAGTCGATCGACGCAGCGGCCAAGAAGTTCGAGCAGGTGGGCGTGAGGACGCGCGCCATCCAGCGCAAGCTGCGCGACGTGCAGGAGCTGCCCGCGCCCGGGCAGGCTTTGGAGACGGCCCTGGTCGGGGTCGAAATGGAGGCCGAGGACGCCTGACCTCGGGGAATGCCCTTTCCCCAAAATCATCTGCAAAGGTATCATTCTGTTTCCTTGAACTCTTTGGAGGGATGCGTCATGAAGGGCGGAAAGTGGATCAGGTCAACCGTGTTGGCCGCATCGATGGCCTGGGCAGCGGTGGCCGGCCTGCCGGCTGCAGCCACGCCGGCGGCAACCGCAGTCTTCAGCACGAGCAACCTGCAGCTGACGCTGCCGCAGGTGCGCATAGACAACAGCCTGCGCGCCAGCGATGTAGTGCTGACGTTCCTGGATTTCGGCCAGATACAGGTAGGTGATCCAGCGGTCGGCAGCCAGATCGAATTTCTCAGCCAGAGCAACGTCTTGCGCATCCCGGAGCTGATCCTGGACGGCGCGCGGTTCACTGGTGTCAGCCTGACCGGCTCGGCCATCCAGCTGCTCAGCCTGGGGCCGATCGAGATCGATTCGCCCGTGCAAGGCAGCCATACCCTGGTGCTGTACCTCAATGTCGGCGGCCAGGACATGGGCGAGGTCTCCCGTATCGTGGACATCCCCAAGCCGGCCAACCAGGCCGAGTTCTGCGACGACGCGCGGATGCAGGAGCTGCGCAACACCATCACCCAGCAGTCGGGCGGCGCCGTAGGCACGCTGACCCTGAAAAGCTGTGCATTCGACGGCACGCGCGGCCAGGTATCGATGGAGCTGGGCATCCAGGCGCCATACCCGGGCCTTCCCGCCATGAACATTCCCTACACGGCCACCTACGTGTACCAATAAGAGCGTGTTTACGATCCCCGCGCGGGATCGTAAACACGCTCTAAGGGCCAAAAGGCAGGGGCGGGGCTGGCGCCGTCAGGCGGCCACGGGCGTCAGCCGGTAGAACTCCTGGATGATGTCCCAGGCCTCCTGCGGGTCGTCGGTGATGCGAAACAGCTCCAGGTCGGCCGGCGAGATGGTGCCGTGCTCCAGCATCACGTCGAAATTGATGAGCGCACGCCAGAAGGCGCTGCCGAACAGCACGATGGGCACGGGCTTGGCCTTGGTGGTCTGCACCAGGGTCAGCACCTCGAACAGCTCGTCCATGGTGCCGAAGCCGCCCGGAAAGACCACCAGCGCCTTGGCACGCATCATGAAGTGCATCTTGCGCATGGCGAAGTAGTGGAACTTGTACGACAGCGAGGGCGTGATGTAGCGGTTGCCGCTTTGCTCGTGCGGCAACGTGATGTTCAGCCCCACGTTGGGCGCCCCGGCCTCGTGGGCGCCGCGGTTGGCCGCCTCCATGATGCCGGGGCCGCCGCCGGTGCAGATGTACAGCCGCTCGGGCAGCGGGCGGCGCTCGCTGTACTCGGCCACCAGGGCGGCAAAGCGGCGTGCAGCGTCGTAGTAGGCGGAGTTCTTCAGGGCGCGCTCGGTCAGGGCGATGCGTGCGTCGTCGCCGCTGTCCAGCGCGTCTTCGTGCAGGCGCTGGGCGTCCTCGGGTGCCAGAAAGCGCGCGCTGCCATAGACCACGATGGTGCTCTCGATGCCTTGCGCGCTCTGGCCCAGGTCGGGCTTGAGCAGTTCGAGCTGGAAGCGGATGCCGCGCGTCTCGCGGCGCAGCAGGAACTCCGGGTCGGTGAAGGCTAGGCGGTAGGCGTCGGCCTCCAGGGGGTTGCCGGCCACGGCGTAGTTGTGCAGTTCGGCCCAGGCGTTGGCCAGGCGGCTGTCTTGCAGTTTGGTGTTGGCGTCCATCGGAAAATACAAAATTTTAGTCTTTTTAGCCTCAAACCCTTGTGGGGCAAGCGCTGATAGCTATTGAAAAGATAGTAAAAAAGATCGCAGCACTCTGGCGCGGGCCGGCTCAGGCACCGCGCATCAGCCAGGTGCCGCTGTGCAGGCCCAGCCAGGCAGCAGCCAGCGAACCGAGCACATGCGCCAGCGTGACTCCCAGCGCCAAGGCGGCGCGGCCCTGCAGCAGCAGGCCCAGCACTTCGGCGGAGAAGGTGGAAAACGTGGTCAACGCGCCCAGAAAGCCGGTCACGGCCAGCAGGCGCCACAGCGGGTCGAGCCCGGGCAGCGCCTGCAGCACGGCCAGCGCCAGGCCGATCAGGTAGCCGCCCGCCACGTTGGCCGCCAGCGTGCCCCAGGGCAGCAGGGCGCCGGGCGCATTGAGCCACAGCGCCAGTCGCCAGCGCGCCAGTGCGCCGGCGCAGGCACCGACGCAGATGGCGAGAGCTTGCAGCATGGGGCGCGAATGTAGCAAAGCCGTCCGGGGGGCGGCCGTGCGTCTGGCACACAACGCACGATGCACGCCTTCCCAGGGTGCGAACGCACTCTGGGGAGTGCATTTCAGGGTATTCCTGCGTACTTCGTCAGGGGTGTCCGGGCGTGCCTGCCTAGAATCTGCTGCACTGCAATACATGCACCACACATACCCGGCTGCGCAGACTGCCGGGCCACAGCGAGGAATACCAGGTGTCCGATACCCCCGACCAGAGCCATGACCAGCCCGGCGATGCCGCCGCCGACGAGCGCGTCATCAAGAAATACCCCAACCGTCGTCTGTACGACACCAAGACCTCGACCTACATCACCCTGGCCGAGGTCAAGCAACTGGTGATCGACGGCGAGGCCGTCGCGGTGCGCGATGCCAAGACGGGCGACGACCTCACGCGCAGCATCCTGCTGCAGATCATCCTGGACGAGGAGGCCGGCGGAGCGCCCATGTTCAGCGAGGCGGCGCTGGCCAACATCATCCGCTTCTACGGCCACGCCATGCAGGGCTACATGGGCGCCTACCTGGAAAAGAACGTGCAGATGTTCACCGAGTTCCAGGCGCGCCTGGCCGAGCAGGCGCAGGGCCTGTCGCCCGAGAAGTGGGCACAGTTCATGCAGATCAACTCGCCACTGATGAAGACCTGGATGGGCAGCTACGCCGAGCAGTCGCAAAACGCCTTTGCCCAGATGGGCGAGCAGATGCAGCGCCAGACCGACCAGATGCTGGAAGCGTTCGGACTCAAGAAGCGCTGAGCGCGCCTGCAGCTGGCAAAACCCTGGCCACTGAGCCGCCGTTGTCTGGCTTAATCCATGCTGCGCTCCAAGCAGGCCTGGGGCGGATGACCGGAGGCACGCATGAAGTTCCACAACCTTTCCGTCAGAGCCAAGCTCTGGACGCTGGTAATGGGGCTGATGTTCAGCCTGGTCGTGCTGGGCGCAGCCCTGATGGCGCGCACGGAGGGTGTCGTGCGCCAGTCCGAGCAGCTGGTCGGCTTTGGCAACGAGCGCATCTTCTCGGCCCTGCGCTGGAAGGCGCTGACGCACTCATCCGTGGAAAGCCTGCTGGTGGCCATGCAGGCCAGCGATCAGGAGCTGAGCGCACGGCAGCTGGCCCAGGCGCAGAAAATGTCCGCAGCGGTGGGCGAACTGCAAAAAGAGGTCGAGGCGCAGGCCTTCTGGCCGGACAACCGGGCGCAGCTCGAACGCATCGCCGCCGAGCGCGCCGAAGTGCTCAAGGTGGCCGCAGTGCTGCAAAAGCAGCGCGCCGACGGCGACATGGCGGCCCTGCAGCAGACCGCGCAGCAGACATTCGCCCCGGCCATGGACAAATACGTGGCGGCGCTGGACACCTATATCCGGATGCAGCAGGAGCGCCGGGACGAGGCCCTTGCCGATGCGGCGGCTTCGCGCCGGGCCAGCTACGCCCTGGGCGCGGCGGTGACGGTGTTCCTGCTGCTGGTTGGCCTGGCCCTGGCCTGGCTCATGGTCAGGAGCATCACCGCACCACTGCAGCGCGCGGTCGAGCTGGCCGATACCATCGCCGGCGGCGACCTCACGCACCAGGCGCATGACGAGCGCCGCGATGAGCTGGGCCAGCTGCTGCGCTCCCTGTCGGCCATGGGGGCCAGCCTGCGCCAGCTGGTCGGGCAGGTGCGCTCGGGCGTGCAGACCGTCTCTGCCGCTGCCGGCGAAATCTCCATGGGCAACCACGACCTGTCGGCGCGTACCGAGCAGACGGCGGCCAACCTGGAGGAAACTGCCGCCAGCATGGAGCAGCTCACGGCCACCGTGACGCAAAGCGCCGACACCGCCCGCCAGGCCAATCAGCTCGTCGGCAGTGCGCTGCAGGCGGCGCAGCAGGGCGAGACGGTGGTCGGGCAGGTCATCGCCAGCATGGAGGGCATCTCGCGCTCCAGCCACAGGATCGGCGACATCATCGGCGTGATCGACTCGATTGCCTTCCAGACCAATATCCTGGCGCTCAATGCGGCCGTCGAAGCCGCACGCGCCGGCGAGCAGGGCCGGGGCTTTGCCGTGGTGGCCAGCGAGGTGCGGGTGCTGGCCGGGCGCTCCGCCGAGGCGGCGCGGGAGATCAAGGCGCTCATCTCCAGCAGCGTCGAAGGTGTGCAGGCGGGCAGCAGCCAGGTGCAGCAAGCCGGCCAGAGTATGCAGGCCATCATGCACAGCGTGCGCCAGGTCAGCGATCTGATGGGCGAGATCTCGGCCGGCAGCGCCGAGCAGCGCGACG
This portion of the Melaminivora jejuensis genome encodes:
- a CDS encoding TIGR00730 family Rossman fold protein, which translates into the protein MDANTKLQDSRLANAWAELHNYAVAGNPLEADAYRLAFTDPEFLLRRETRGIRFQLELLKPDLGQSAQGIESTIVVYGSARFLAPEDAQRLHEDALDSGDDARIALTERALKNSAYYDAARRFAALVAEYSERRPLPERLYICTGGGPGIMEAANRGAHEAGAPNVGLNITLPHEQSGNRYITPSLSYKFHYFAMRKMHFMMRAKALVVFPGGFGTMDELFEVLTLVQTTKAKPVPIVLFGSAFWRALINFDVMLEHGTISPADLELFRITDDPQEAWDIIQEFYRLTPVAA
- the crcB gene encoding fluoride efflux transporter CrcB, with amino-acid sequence MLQALAICVGACAGALARWRLALWLNAPGALLPWGTLAANVAGGYLIGLALAVLQALPGLDPLWRLLAVTGFLGALTTFSTFSAEVLGLLLQGRAALALGVTLAHVLGSLAAAWLGLHSGTWLMRGA
- the phaR gene encoding polyhydroxyalkanoate synthesis repressor PhaR; the encoded protein is MSDTPDQSHDQPGDAAADERVIKKYPNRRLYDTKTSTYITLAEVKQLVIDGEAVAVRDAKTGDDLTRSILLQIILDEEAGGAPMFSEAALANIIRFYGHAMQGYMGAYLEKNVQMFTEFQARLAEQAQGLSPEKWAQFMQINSPLMKTWMGSYAEQSQNAFAQMGEQMQRQTDQMLEAFGLKKR
- a CDS encoding methyl-accepting chemotaxis protein; this encodes MKFHNLSVRAKLWTLVMGLMFSLVVLGAALMARTEGVVRQSEQLVGFGNERIFSALRWKALTHSSVESLLVAMQASDQELSARQLAQAQKMSAAVGELQKEVEAQAFWPDNRAQLERIAAERAEVLKVAAVLQKQRADGDMAALQQTAQQTFAPAMDKYVAALDTYIRMQQERRDEALADAAASRRASYALGAAVTVFLLLVGLALAWLMVRSITAPLQRAVELADTIAGGDLTHQAHDERRDELGQLLRSLSAMGASLRQLVGQVRSGVQTVSAAAGEISMGNHDLSARTEQTAANLEETAASMEQLTATVTQSADTARQANQLVGSALQAAQQGETVVGQVIASMEGISRSSHRIGDIIGVIDSIAFQTNILALNAAVEAARAGEQGRGFAVVASEVRVLAGRSAEAAREIKALISSSVEGVQAGSSQVQQAGQSMQAIMHSVRQVSDLMGEISAGSAEQRDGIGQVNQAVSNLDQMTQQNAALVEQASAAAAAMNEQAQRLAQAVAVFNVGADESGRRAALPGAATGSAPVLQLRAGS